Proteins encoded in a region of the Raphanus sativus cultivar WK10039 chromosome 8, ASM80110v3, whole genome shotgun sequence genome:
- the LOC108820254 gene encoding uncharacterized protein LOC108820254, with product MKLNANKTPGADGYTSGFFKAGWALLGSEVISSISAFLYTGFLPSATNATVLCLVPKRPGASSISDYRPISCCNTLNKVISKLLVHRLKPILPALILPNQTAFVQGRLLVENTVLAAEIIHGYHRNKGPKRMVIKVDIAKAFDTISWDFIFTCLESLEIPYDFIRWLQACVCTPSFCVGYNGTVQGYFKSKRGLRQGDPLSPCLFVIAMNYLSTLLDKAAAEGKFGYHYRCAESKLTHLCFADDLLIFTEGSIQSIQGVLDVLSDFQSRSGLATSISKTCFFSCGLSHIEVEQIKQASNLTHGELLIRKSEVLLDGQLSAQIEKYSLPLDQEANRRWEIMSLLDRQLDAFWNAVVADLVVDGAWSLPPARSEQQVSLYSFISTITLSETNQNIWNPWGIPKHSFLMWLFVLNRCPTRDRLINWGLPTAPNCLLCNALAESRDHLFFQCPFAWSVWLTVAAKCNLTPLPTWNQTMLALQSLCCARRQKILTLLACQATVYLLWTERNNRLHRQVFRSSDSIVSFVSTTIRTKIASMREASPALSSSMFAIWSA from the exons ATGAAACTCAATGCCAATAAAACACCAGGTGCTGATGGCTACACTTCTGGCTTCTTCAAAGCTGGTTGGGCTCTGCTTGGATCAGAGGTCATTTCTTCTATCAGTGCTTTCTTATACACAGGCTTTCTACCCTCTGCTACAAACGCAACAGTTCTTTGTCTAGTTCCAAAAAGACCAGGCGCCTCTTCGATAAGTGATTACAGACCGATCTCTTGCTGCAACACACTGAATAAGGTCATCTCAAAGCTCCTTGTCCATCGCCTAAAGCCTATCCTACCTGCTCTCATCCTGCCCAATCAGACAGCATTTGTTCAGGGACGTCTATTGGTTGAGAACACCGTTCTGGCTGCCGAGATCATCCATGGCTATCACAGAAACAAAGGCCCAAAAAGAATGGTGATTAAAGTAGATATAGCAAAGGCATTTGATACTATCAGTTGGGATTTCATATTTACCTGCCTGGAGAGCTTGGAAATTCCATATGACTTCATCCGGTGGTTACAGGCTTGTGTATGTACTCCCTCTTTCTGTGTCGGATACAATGGGACGGTACAGGGCTATTTCAAAAGCAAGCGCGGACTCAGGCAGGGTGACCCCTTGTCGCCGTGCTTGTTCGTGATTGCAATGAACTATTTGTCTACACTCCTGGATAAAGCAGCAGCAGAAGGGAAGTTTGGATATCACTATAGATGTGCAGAGTCAAAGCTAACGCATTTATGCTTCGCAGATGACTTACTTATATTCACGGAAGGCTCGATCCAATCTATCCAAGGAGTTCTTGATGTTCTATCGGATTTCCAAAGCCGCTCTGGTCTGGCAACCAGCATCTCCAAAACTTGCTTCTTCTCTTGTGGGCTGTCTCATATAGAGGTGGAGCAAATCAAGCAGGCATCAAATTTAACACATGGAGAGCTCCTAATCAG aaaatcagaAGTACTCTTGGATGGTCAATTGTCTGCTCAGATTGAGAAATATAGCTTACCCCTAGATCAAGAAGCTAATAGGAGATGGGAAATCATGTCGCTTTTGGACAGACAACTAGACGCCTTTTG GAATGCGGTTGTCGCTGACTTAGTGGTTGATGGTGCTTGGTCTCTCCCCCCAGCTAGATCAGAACAGCAGGTCTCTCTCTACTCTTTCATCTCAACTATTACTCTGTCTGAAACCAATCAGAACA TATGGAACCCATGGGGGATTCCAAAACACAGCTTCCTCATGTGGCTCTTTGTTCTCAACCGATGCCCTACTCGAGATAGACTAATCAACTGGGGTCTTCCTACTGCTCCCAATTGCCTGCTTTGCAATGCGTTGGCTGAATCTAGAGATCACCTATTCTTCCAATGCCCTTTTGCTTGGTCTGTTTGGTTGACGGTGGCAGCGAAGTGTAATCTCACCCCTCTCCCAACGTGGAATCAGACTATGTTAGCTCTCCAATCGCTCTGTTGCGCTCGCCGTCAGAAGATCCTCACTCTACTAGCCTGCCAAGCTACCGTCTATCTCCTCTGGACTGAGAGAAATAACCGTCTTCATCGCCAGGTTTTCCGATCATCCGACTCCATTGTCTCCTTTGTTTCTACTACTATTCGAACCAAAATTGCGTCTATGCGGGAAGCTTCTCCGGCACTATCCTCCTCTATGTTTGCTATCTGGTCTGCTTGA
- the LOC130499029 gene encoding uncharacterized protein LOC130499029, with protein sequence MDSYRELVISSKVILEVGNYGFWKARMKATIKGIDPLAWKAVESGWKSPVARAEDGTDVPKLEELWTDDENKMAKFNARALTVIHCSVARKQFELIQGCEAAKDAWDILQKHFEGTSKVQSSRKDMLATRFEELKMEENESVGDFSSKISSLAQEALTLGKKYKEKKLVKKFLRCLPSKFMAYKAAMTVSCNTDEMTFDEVVGMLQAHEMEVAGVSGGMKEKGIALASVEKEHMDDNDPVSLLVRRFDRALRKVGNGQKKFGQGRKTSEPEKNYRKNDAKCYECKGYGHFRTECPTVKRREIQCHNCKGYGHTQAECESDGRRKPEKSMIGINDSESDSESEEEVNNFVAFLGIVECESGSESDVEQENDLDESYKEVRETLVKLGTENLALAKEKARLEVEVQVLKDDLDREAELAKESVNLIKEKLVLSKQADELREELLTEKKKAADLQAELDQQYRKIKMLTGTKQLDKILSSGRTESSLMGLGYTGRQSSSTGTTRFVSGGFAHAEETKTQTTPAQMSGCFFCGKFGHYKRYCYKYLERVKQVWRQHKFWRIGKTSRGWMKKNDLYPKIVTEPRSTVRCNMARVASDSKSEEPWYFDSGCSRHMTGNIEYLDKVSKVKGGKVTFGDGGCGVIQGKGTTCNSEVPKLVNVYFVKGLKANLISVSQLCDDGLTVCFSAIDCRAINQHGITVLQGVRSGNNYYMWEKKVRGVPKLKIDDKIVCGACNEEKQVKIQHKKVPDVQAKAPLDLVHMDLMGPMQTESIGGKKYVFVLVDDYTRFTWVRFLREKSEVSESFKIWALQLINEKGGIKKIRSDHGGEFENEAMTTFLGSRGIAHQFAAPWTPQQNGVVERKNRTLQEMGRAMLHGNKIAKRFWAEALSTACYTINRVCYILNDKDYLGKFDSRSDEGFFLDEEEEGGSSVAVTEVIEEGPITDTVPQPVIQQVHRNHSKSDVIGGIEE encoded by the exons ATGGATAGCTATCGCGAATTGGTGATAAGTTCCAAGGTGATCCTTGAAGTAGGAAACTATGGATTCTGGAAGGCGCGCATGAAGGCTACAATCAAGGGCATTGACCCATTGGCGTGGAAGGCTGTGGAATCTGGTTGGAAATCACCTGTTGCAAGAGCCGAGGATGGGACAGATGTTCCAAAACTGGAGGAGCTCTGGACTGATGATGAGAACAAGATGGCTAAGTTCAATGCTCGTGCACTAACTGTCATACATTGCAGTGTAGCAAGGAAGCAGTTTGAATTAATTCAAGGATGCGAGGCAGCAAAGGATGCATGGGATATTCTGCAGAAGCATTTTGAAGGAACCTCAAAGGTTCAGAGTTCTAGAAAGGATATGCTTGCAACAAGATTTGAAGAGCTAAAGATGGAAGAGAATGAATCTGTTGGAGATTTCAGCTCAAAGATTAGCTCACTAGCACAAGAAGCACTTACACTTGGGAAgaaatacaaagagaagaaacttgtgAAGAAGTTCCTGAGGTGCTTGCCGTCTAAGTTCATGGCATACAAAGCAGCTATGACCGTCTCCTGTAACACTGACGAGATGACATTTGATGAAGTGGTTGGAATGTTACAAGCTCATGAGATGGAAGTGGCTGGTGTGTCTGGTGGAATGAAGGAAAAAGGAATTGCTCTTGCATCAGTTGAAAAGGAGCATATGGATGATAATGATCCTgtgagtcttctggtcagaaGGTTTGATAGAGCTCTACGAAAAGTGGGGAATGGGCAGAAGAAGTTTGGCCAAGGTAGGAAGACGTCCGAGCCAGAAAAGAACTACAGGAAGAATGATGCTAAGTGCTATGAATGCAAGGGGTATGGTCACTTTCGAACTGAGTGTCCCAcagtgaaaagaagagagattcagTGCCATAACTGCAAGGGATATGGACACACTCAAGCTGAATGCGAGTCGGATGGTAGGAGAAAGCCGGAAAAGTCCATGATAGGAATCAATGACAGCGAGTCCGACAGCGAGAGTGAAGAGGAAGTGAACAACTTTGTGGCGTTTCTAGGAATCGTGGAATGTGAGTCAGGATCTGAGAGTGATGTTGAGCAAGAAAATGACTTAGATGAAAGCTACAAGGAAGTTCGAGAGACGCTAGTGAAGCTGGGAACGGAGAATTTGGCCTTGGCTAAAGAGAAGGCAAGACTGGAAGTTGAAGTACAAGTGTTGAAAGATGACCTCGACAGGGAAGCTGAGTTGGCCAAGGAAAGTGTGAATCTGATCAAAGAAAAATTGGTCCTGTCTAAGCAAGCGGACGAGCTCAGAGAAGAGTTACTTACTGAAAAAAAGAAAGCAGCTGATCTTCAAGCTGAATTGGATCAGCAATATCGGAAGATTAAGATGCTCACGGGAACCAAGCAACTTGACAAGATTCTGAGCAGTGGAAGAACTGAAAGCTCATTGATGGGACTTGGTTACACTGGAAGACAGAGTAGTTCAACAGGTACAACGCGCTTTGTATCTGGAGGTTTTGCGCATGCTGAAGAAACCAAGACACAAACTACTCCAGCTCAGATGAGTGGATGCTTCTTCTGTGGAAAGTTTGGTCATTACAAGAGGTATTGCTACAAGTATCTGGAACGGGTCAAACAAGTATGGAGACAACACAAGTTTTGGAGAATAGGCAAGACTTCTCGAGGCTGGATGAAGAAAAATGACTTGTATCCTAAGATAGTGACTGAACCAAGAAGTACCGTTCGATGTAACATGGCACGAGTGGCGAGTGATTCCAAATCCGAGGAACCATGGTACTTCGACAGTGGGTGTTCTAGACACATGACGGGAAACATTGAGTATCTAGACAAAGTGTCAAAGGTAAAAGGAGGAAAGGTAACCTTTGGAGATGGAGGATGTGGTGTCATTCAAGGCAAAGGTACAACGTGTAACTCAGAAGTACCTAAATTGGTGAATGTCTACTTTGTCAAAGGATTGAAGGCCAACTTGATCAGCGTGAGTCAACTGTGTGATGACGGACTCACGGTGTGCTTCTCAGCAATTGATTGCCGTGCAATAAATCAACATGGTATAACAGTGCTACAAGGTGTGAGATCTGGCAATAACTATTACATGTGGGAAAAGAAG GTTCGAGGAGTACCCAAACTCAAGATTGATGACAAGATTGTGTGTGGTGCATGCAATGAGGAAAAGCAAGTCAAGATACAACACAAGAAGGTACCGGATGTTCAGGCAAAGGCACCATTGGATCTAGTTCACATGGATCTCATGGGTCCTATGCAAACCGAGAGTATTGGAGGAAAGAAGTATGTGTTTGTACTAGTGGATGACTACACCAGATTCACTTGGGTTCGTTTTCTCAGGGAAAAGTCAGAAGTGTCTGAAAGTTTCAAAATCTGGGCACTTCAACTCATAAATGAAAAGGgaggaatcaagaagatacgCAGTGATCATGGAGGTGAATTCGAGAATGAAGCCATGACTACCTTTCTTGGATCAAGAGGAATAGCTCATCAGTTTGCAGCACCGTGGACacctcagcagaatggagtaGTTGAACGAAAGAATAGAACTCTACAGGAAATGGGAAGAGCAATGCTTCATGGTAACAAGATAGCCAAGAGGTTCTGGGCTGAAGCACTCAGCACAGCCTGTTATacaatcaaccgtgt GTGCTACATACTGAATGACAAGGACTACCTTGGGAAGTTTGACTCAAGAAGTGATGAAGGATTCTTTCTGG atgaagaggaagaaggtggaTCCTCTGTAGCTGTTACTGAAGTCATTGAGGAAGGTCCTATCACAGATACAGTACCTCAACCAGTGATTCAGCAAGTTCATCGCAATCATTCGAAGTCTGATGTGATTGGAGGGATTGAAGAATGA
- the LOC130498502 gene encoding uncharacterized protein LOC130498502: MAHGVRVDLGKMMFRQILNLGVIQVNDARWLIFPRLIMALLQSQHAVTSYPSDKLQRLVPYKKDKRVGEIYEQRLAKGKGPAKAEPKRSSARTTRQSSPAPIPAPRTATPSSRTAPRRVSLYELGSVAIPRGPLSRVDLQVALQDTTRALQALAEIVQDLQSAVAGGEEED; encoded by the exons ATGGCTCATGGAGTCCGTGTTGATTTGGGtaagatgatgttcagacaGATTCTCAATCTTGGAGTGATTCAGGTCAATGATGCACGTTGGTTGATCTTCCCTCGCTTGATCATGGCACTCCTCCAAAGCCAGCATGCAGTTACATCTTACCCCAGTGACAAGCTCCAACGTCTGGTTCCTTACAAGAAGGATAAACGAGTGGGCGAGATCTATGAGCAGAGACTAGCGAAAGGAAAGGGACCAGCTAAAGCTGAACCAAAGAGAAGCTCTGCCAGGACAACCCGTCAATCATCTCCTGCTCCGATTCCTGCTCCACGAACTGCTACACCAAGCTCCAGGACTGCGCCACGTCGTGTATCTCTGTATGAACTTGGATCAGTTGCCATCCCTCGAGGACCACTCAGCCGTGTTGATTTGCAAGTGGCACTACAGGACACAACACGAGCCCTTCAAGCGCTAGCTGAGATAGTTCAGGATCTTCAGAGCGCTGTAGCAG ggggagaagaagaagactag